The segment GTGCCGACATCGTGGTCCACTCGGCCACCAAGTGGATCGGCGGCCACGGCACCTCCATCGGCGGGGTGGTGGTGGATTCCGGCCGGTTCGATTGGGGGAACGGCAAGTTCCCCAGGCTGGTGGAACCCGATCCGGGCTACCACGGCATCTCCTACTGGAACGACTTCGGCACGCTGGCCTACATCACCAAGCTGCGCGTCCACCTGCTGCGCGACGTGGGCGCCTGCCTGAGTCCCTTCAACGCCTGGCTATTCCTGCAGGGGCTTGAGACCCTGCACGTGCGCATGGACCGCCACTGCGAGAACGCCCTGGCCCTGGCCCTGTGGCTGAAGGAGCACCCGGCCGTGGCGTGGGTGGCCTATCCCGGCCTGCCGGACCACCCCACCCACCACCTGGCCCAGAAGTACCTGCGGCCCGGGCGGTACGGCTCCATGATCGTCTTCGGCGTCAAGGGCGGCCTGGAGGCGGGTCGCCGGTTCATCGACAACCTGTCGCTCTGGTCCCACCTGGCCAACGTGGGGGACACCAAGTCCCTGGTGATCCACCCGGCGTCCACCACCCACCAGCAGCTGACTTCCGAACAGCGGCTGGCCGCCGGCGTGCCCGACGACCTGGTGCGCCTGTCGGTGGGCATCGAGGGGCTGGCCGACCTGCAGGCGGACCTGGACCGCGGCCTGCGGGCCGCCGCGGGATTGCCCCCGGCCCAGGGGGACGGCGACCCGGTGTCGACCCTGCGGCTCAACGACGAAGGGGTGATCCGCGAGGTGGTGGGCCGCGCCACCGTGGACGAACCCGGCGGTCCCCGGGCCCGGGTGGTGGCGGTGGTGGGACTCTCGTCCGATCCGGGGCGGCCCAGCTACCGGGTGGCACGCAAGCTGCAGCGCATGGGTTACAAGATCGTGCCCGTGAACCCGCGGGCCAGCGAGATCCTGGGCGAGAGGGCCTACCCCGACCTGGCCTCGGTGCCCGGCCCGGTGGACGTGGTGGTGGTGTTCCGGGCGCCCGAACACGCGCCGGCGGTGGCGCGGGAGGCGGTGGCCCGCGGCGCCCGGGTGTTCTGGCTGCAGGAGGGCGTGGTGAGCCCGGAGGCGGCGCGCATTGCGGCCGAAGGCGGCCTCGCCGTGGTGATGAACCGCTGCATCTACAAGGAGGCCCAGCGCTGGCGCGGCCACGTGGCCACCTTCCGCGGCACCTCCTGAAGGAAGGCTGCAAATTGCCCCTTTCCAGACCGGTCGGATGGGATAAAATAGCCTTTGGCTGCTGGCAACTCGGGAGGTCGGTTGGATGGCACGCTACACGGGCCCCAAGCACGCCATGTGCCGGCGTGTGGGCCGGCCGCTCTGCGGGTCGCCCAAGTGCCCCGCCCTGAAGCGGCCCTATCCGCCCGGACAGCACGGTCCGGGCCGGCGGCAGAAGCTCAGCGAGTACGGCCGCCGCTTGCTGGAGAAGCAAAAGCTTCGCTTCATGTACGGGGTGCTGGAGCGCCAGTTCCGGCGCTACTTCGAGCGGGCGCAGCGGTCCAAGGGCAACACGGGGGAGCGGCTGCTGCAGCTGCTGGAGACCCGGCTGGACAACCTGGTCTACCGGATGGGTTTTGCGCCGACCATCTGGGCGGCGCGCCAGCTGGTGGTCCACGGCCACATCCAGGTGAACGGCCGCAAGGTGGACCGCCCGTCCTACCAGGTTCGTCCCGGCGATGTGATCGCCGTGCGGGAGAAGAGCCGCCGGATCCCCCTGATCCAGGAGAGCCTGGAGAACGCCCAGCGGGCGCCGGAGTACCTGAGCGTCGAGCCCGAGAGGTTCCAGGGCACGCTGCTGCGGGTGCCCGCCCGGGACGAGATCCCCATCGACATCGAGGAATCCCTCATCGTCGAGTTCTACTCGCGCTGACGCACGGCAAGGCCGGTGCCCGGGCACCGGCCTTGCTTTTTCGCGGGACGTTCGCCGGCCATGGCGGCCGGGCCAGCGGGAGGGGACGGCAGGTGCAGATTCAAGCGGAAATGGCCGGGATCGTCCAGGAGGTCCTGGTGCAGGAAGGCCAGGCGGTGGAGGCCGGCCAGGACGTGGTGATCCTGGAATCGATGAAGATGCAGATCCCCGTGGCCAGCCCTGCCGGGGGCACCGTCCGGGCGGTGCGCGTGCAGCCGGGCGATTTTGTCAACCAGGGCGACGTGCTCATCGAGCTGGACACCTGAGGCAGCCAAGGCCACGGTCGAGCGCGGGAGGGGAGTCCATTGACCGGCGGCACCGGCGAGCTGGACCGGCAGCTGCTGGAGCGGCTGGCTGCCGTGCGCCGCGGCGGCCCGGAACGCTATCACGCCAGGAACCGGGAGCAGGGCAAGCTCTTCGCCCGGGAACGGCTCAGGCGGTTGCTGGACCCGGACAGCCTGGTGGAGGATGCCACCTTAGCCAACGTGCTGGCGGGGGATCTGCCCGCCGACGGGGTGATCACCGGCATCGGCCGCATCGCCGGCCGGCCGGTGGCCGTCATGGCCAACGATTCTACGGTGAAGGCGGGTTCCTGGGGCGCCCGCACCGTGGAGAAGATCCTGCGCATTCAGGAACAGGCGCTGCGCCAGCGCATCCCCATGCTCTACCTGGTGGACAGCGCGGGGGCGCGCATCACCGACCAAGTGGAGATGTTCCCCGGCCGGCGGGGCGCGGGGCGCATCTTCTACAACCAGGTGCGCATGTCGGGCGTGGTGCCCCAGATCTGCCTGCTCTTCGGCCCCTCGGCGGCCGGCGGCGCCTACATCCCCGCCTTCTGCGACCTGGTGATCATGGTGGAAGGCAACGCCAGCATGTACCTGGGCTCGCCGCGGATGGCGGAGATGGTCATCGGCGAGAAGGTGACCCTGGAGGAGATGGGCGGCGCCCGGATGCACTGCACCGTCTCGGGCTGCGGCGACGTGCTGGTCGCCGGCGAAGAGGAGGCCATCGCCGCCGCCCAAGCCTACCTCTCCTACATGCCGAGCCACTGGGAGGAGCGTCCACCCCGGGCGGAGCCGCGGCCCCCCGCCCCGGGACCGGCCATCGACAGCATCATCCCGGCCAGCGCCAACGTGCCCTTCGACATGTACCGGCTCATCGACCGCCTGGTGGACGAGGGCTCCTTCTTCGAGATCAAGCGCCTCTTTGCACCGGAGCTGATCACCGGGCTGGCGCGCCTGGACGGCCGGGTCGTGGGCGTGGTGGCGAACCAGCCCAGGGTGCGGGGTGGCGTGCTGTTCGTCGACTCGGCCGACAAGGCCGCCCGCTTCATCTGGCTCTGCAACGCCTTCAACATTCCCCTGCTGTTCCTGGCCGACGTGCCGGGGTTCATGATCGGCTCGGCGGTGGAGCGGCAGGGCATCATCCGGCACGGGGCCAAGATGATCG is part of the Thermaerobacter subterraneus DSM 13965 genome and harbors:
- a CDS encoding PLP-dependent aspartate aminotransferase family protein, with amino-acid sequence MTDRRDPFREYSIETLAVHAGQAPDPATGSRAVPLYQTTSFVFQDTDHAAQLFNLDEPGNIYTRISNPTTEVFEKRMAYLEGGVAAVATASGQAATTLAITNITRAGEEVVASSSLYGGTYQLFANTFKDLGITVRFVDPSDPENFRRAINERTRCIYAEIIGNPKLDVLDVEAVARIAHQHGIPLIVDNTFATPYLCRPFEWGADIVVHSATKWIGGHGTSIGGVVVDSGRFDWGNGKFPRLVEPDPGYHGISYWNDFGTLAYITKLRVHLLRDVGACLSPFNAWLFLQGLETLHVRMDRHCENALALALWLKEHPAVAWVAYPGLPDHPTHHLAQKYLRPGRYGSMIVFGVKGGLEAGRRFIDNLSLWSHLANVGDTKSLVIHPASTTHQQLTSEQRLAAGVPDDLVRLSVGIEGLADLQADLDRGLRAAAGLPPAQGDGDPVSTLRLNDEGVIREVVGRATVDEPGGPRARVVAVVGLSSDPGRPSYRVARKLQRMGYKIVPVNPRASEILGERAYPDLASVPGPVDVVVVFRAPEHAPAVAREAVARGARVFWLQEGVVSPEAARIAAEGGLAVVMNRCIYKEAQRWRGHVATFRGTS
- the rpsD gene encoding 30S ribosomal protein S4; protein product: MARYTGPKHAMCRRVGRPLCGSPKCPALKRPYPPGQHGPGRRQKLSEYGRRLLEKQKLRFMYGVLERQFRRYFERAQRSKGNTGERLLQLLETRLDNLVYRMGFAPTIWAARQLVVHGHIQVNGRKVDRPSYQVRPGDVIAVREKSRRIPLIQESLENAQRAPEYLSVEPERFQGTLLRVPARDEIPIDIEESLIVEFYSR
- a CDS encoding acetyl-CoA carboxylase biotin carboxyl carrier protein subunit, with amino-acid sequence MQIQAEMAGIVQEVLVQEGQAVEAGQDVVILESMKMQIPVASPAGGTVRAVRVQPGDFVNQGDVLIELDT
- a CDS encoding acyl-CoA carboxylase subunit beta — its product is MTGGTGELDRQLLERLAAVRRGGPERYHARNREQGKLFARERLRRLLDPDSLVEDATLANVLAGDLPADGVITGIGRIAGRPVAVMANDSTVKAGSWGARTVEKILRIQEQALRQRIPMLYLVDSAGARITDQVEMFPGRRGAGRIFYNQVRMSGVVPQICLLFGPSAAGGAYIPAFCDLVIMVEGNASMYLGSPRMAEMVIGEKVTLEEMGGARMHCTVSGCGDVLVAGEEEAIAAAQAYLSYMPSHWEERPPRAEPRPPAPGPAIDSIIPASANVPFDMYRLIDRLVDEGSFFEIKRLFAPELITGLARLDGRVVGVVANQPRVRGGVLFVDSADKAARFIWLCNAFNIPLLFLADVPGFMIGSAVERQGIIRHGAKMIAAVSEAEVPKISVIVRKAYGAGLYAMAGPAFGADACLALPTAQIAVMGPEAAVNAVYYNHIAQLEGEERQRFIDEKRREYARDIDIYRMASDLVVDEVIPAARLREELVRRFALYENRRRDWPARHNPVHPV